The Rhodospirillaceae bacterium genome includes a region encoding these proteins:
- a CDS encoding mandelate racemase/muconate lactonizing enzyme family protein, whose amino-acid sequence MFKIAKLEAFAISVPLTSPVVMSGIVIPTANNLIVRIEDTDGIVGWGESASGPTMTGETPEGSVAAAKFMGVPLVGQEIEDVTAIPDIIRDLMYGNEGAKSAVEVALLDIAGQKVGKPMYALFGEKLRDRMPVLKLLSADEGSNEREAALKFADEGYIAFKVKVGVKGLKRDIERTQDIRTALPTPMRVSADANQGYNRDDAVQFAAAAGEFGLDFFEQPVHGRDLEGMKACADATSILIGADEGFHSQADVKRHHENGAAHGGSLKPIKLGGPSEVMKTAKLMVGLDMRVNLSGKMADTSIASTAISHLGVVVPQVDWDVMMSTPYLADDITDTPIQVIDGHIAPPERPGLGIVPNEEKLARYTVIR is encoded by the coding sequence ATGTTCAAAATTGCCAAGTTAGAAGCGTTTGCGATTTCGGTTCCACTGACCAGCCCGGTCGTCATGTCGGGGATCGTGATCCCGACGGCGAATAATCTTATTGTCCGAATAGAAGACACTGATGGCATTGTTGGCTGGGGTGAATCAGCCTCCGGCCCAACCATGACCGGCGAAACACCGGAAGGCAGCGTCGCAGCAGCTAAGTTCATGGGCGTGCCATTAGTTGGCCAGGAGATCGAAGACGTCACCGCCATCCCAGATATCATAAGAGACCTAATGTACGGCAACGAGGGGGCGAAGTCCGCGGTCGAGGTCGCTCTTTTGGATATTGCCGGGCAAAAGGTCGGCAAACCGATGTATGCATTATTTGGGGAGAAACTCCGCGACCGCATGCCAGTTCTGAAACTTCTTTCCGCCGATGAAGGCAGCAACGAAAGGGAGGCCGCTCTAAAGTTTGCCGACGAAGGCTACATCGCGTTCAAGGTCAAGGTCGGGGTCAAGGGCCTGAAACGCGATATCGAACGAACGCAGGATATTCGCACGGCCTTACCCACACCGATGCGGGTTTCTGCTGATGCCAACCAAGGCTACAACCGCGACGACGCGGTTCAGTTCGCGGCAGCAGCCGGTGAATTCGGTTTGGACTTCTTTGAACAACCCGTTCATGGCCGAGACCTTGAGGGCATGAAAGCCTGTGCCGATGCGACATCAATTCTCATTGGTGCAGACGAAGGCTTTCATTCCCAGGCCGATGTTAAACGTCACCACGAAAACGGCGCTGCCCACGGTGGCAGCTTGAAACCGATCAAGCTCGGAGGACCTTCCGAAGTCATGAAGACGGCCAAACTGATGGTTGGCTTGGACATGCGGGTGAACCTATCCGGCAAGATGGCCGATACCAGCATCGCCAGTACCGCGATTTCGCATCTGGGGGTTGTTGTGCCCCAGGTGGACTGGGACGTTATGATGTCGACGCCTTACTTGGCGGACGATATTACCGATACCCCCATCCAAGTCATCGACGGTCATATCGCACCGCCCGAAAGGCCAGGACTGGGGATTGTGCCGAATGAAGAAAAGTTGGCACGCTATACGGTCATTCGATAA
- a CDS encoding DedA family protein: MLQRLYERTIELSGHRHALWVLAAVAFIESSVFPIPPDVLIIPMVLAAREKAWKIAAICTIFSVAGGMAGYGIGYFLYETIGQPLLDFYGYGDKFAQFQGYYNEWGAWIVGGAGLTPFPYKVITIASGVTQLDPVVFTIASVLSRGARFFLVAGLLWYFGQPIRIFIEAHLGKLTIAFFVLLLGGFVALKFLH, encoded by the coding sequence GTGCTTCAACGTTTGTACGAACGGACCATTGAACTGTCCGGCCACCGCCATGCTCTTTGGGTGCTGGCTGCGGTCGCTTTCATTGAAAGTTCAGTATTTCCCATTCCACCTGATGTCTTGATCATCCCCATGGTCTTAGCAGCACGTGAAAAGGCGTGGAAGATCGCAGCAATTTGTACGATTTTTTCGGTTGCTGGCGGCATGGCCGGCTATGGTATTGGGTACTTTTTGTACGAAACAATCGGCCAACCCTTGCTAGATTTCTATGGCTATGGCGATAAATTTGCTCAGTTTCAGGGCTATTACAACGAATGGGGGGCCTGGATCGTTGGTGGTGCCGGGCTAACGCCATTCCCCTACAAGGTCATCACCATTGCCAGCGGTGTGACCCAATTGGACCCTGTGGTCTTTACCATTGCTTCCGTATTATCACGCGGGGCGCGGTTCTTTTTGGTAGCTGGATTGTTGTGGTACTTCGGCCAACCCATCCGTATTTTTATCGAAGCGCACCTTGGCAAGCTGACAATTGCTTTCTTTGTGTTGTTGCTTGGCGGGTTCGTGGCGCTTAAGTTTCTTCACTAA
- a CDS encoding transporter substrate-binding domain-containing protein, with protein sequence MAADYIRLVEKRLKIILKVDKERPWPKMVEAVKNRELDAFSLVVKTPQRDEFVNFTKPYISFPMVIVTLENEPFIAGMNALRKHSVAVVKSYASHDLLVKNHPELKLNLVKNVQKGLEAVSNGQSYAFIGNLAVASQVIRKSGISNLQISGQTPYRFELSMAVRKDWPELVPILQKALDSISPEEREEIFNRWIKLKFQQEVDYRIILAIIGVGLLIISIILLWNRWLKAEIKRRFAVEEMLLKREEDLKNSELHLKEIIWATSVGTWEWDVQTGEMSINERWAEIAGYTPDELAPVKIDTWMNLAESDEIEQFDKSLRKVFSREHERYERESRIYHKNGDWLWVVDRGKVVEWTEEGKPLRMSGTRSDITERKKLESMKNEFVSTVSHELRTPLTSIKGSLGLISDGKLGAMPQKATGMIEIAYRNTDRLINLVNDILDMEKIESGSLEFNFQKLNLTELVADAVETNKGYADEYGVAFVLADLGPKITVEGDANRLVQVIANLLSNAAKFSPKGRDVGISVSRQGQIARVTVSDHGSGIPEQYREQIFGRFTQVDSSDSREKGGTGLGLNISKSIIEKHNGKIDFDSEVDVGSTFFFTLPVSE encoded by the coding sequence ATGGCTGCGGACTACATCCGGTTGGTCGAAAAACGCCTAAAAATAATCCTAAAGGTCGATAAGGAACGGCCTTGGCCCAAAATGGTAGAGGCCGTCAAGAACCGTGAGCTAGACGCATTTTCCTTGGTCGTCAAAACGCCTCAACGTGATGAATTTGTAAATTTTACCAAGCCCTATATTTCCTTCCCAATGGTCATCGTTACCTTGGAGAACGAACCTTTCATCGCCGGCATGAATGCGCTGCGGAAGCACTCCGTTGCCGTCGTAAAGAGCTACGCCTCTCATGACCTTCTAGTTAAGAATCACCCTGAGCTAAAACTCAATTTAGTCAAAAATGTCCAAAAGGGACTTGAGGCTGTTTCAAATGGGCAGAGTTATGCGTTCATCGGCAATTTGGCGGTGGCCAGTCAGGTCATACGTAAATCGGGAATTTCGAACCTCCAAATTTCCGGGCAAACCCCCTATCGCTTTGAACTGAGCATGGCGGTTCGCAAGGATTGGCCGGAGCTTGTTCCCATCTTACAGAAGGCTCTGGATTCGATATCTCCGGAAGAACGCGAAGAGATTTTTAACCGCTGGATCAAGCTAAAGTTTCAGCAAGAGGTCGATTACCGAATTATCCTTGCCATTATTGGCGTCGGATTACTGATTATTTCAATCATCCTCCTATGGAACCGATGGCTTAAAGCAGAGATTAAACGCCGGTTTGCCGTTGAAGAGATGCTTCTGAAGCGGGAAGAAGATCTAAAAAATAGCGAACTCCACTTGAAAGAAATCATCTGGGCAACCAGCGTTGGTACGTGGGAATGGGATGTTCAGACCGGCGAAATGAGCATTAATGAACGTTGGGCAGAAATTGCCGGATACACACCTGATGAACTCGCACCGGTTAAAATAGATACGTGGATGAACTTGGCTGAGTCGGACGAGATCGAGCAGTTTGATAAATCACTCAGAAAAGTCTTTTCCCGTGAACATGAGCGGTATGAACGAGAATCTCGTATTTATCACAAGAACGGTGATTGGCTTTGGGTGGTTGACCGGGGAAAAGTCGTCGAATGGACTGAAGAGGGAAAACCCTTGCGCATGTCGGGAACGCGCAGCGACATTACGGAACGTAAGAAGCTGGAATCAATGAAGAACGAATTCGTCTCGACAGTTAGCCATGAACTTCGCACCCCTCTGACATCGATCAAAGGCTCATTGGGACTTATATCGGATGGTAAGCTTGGAGCAATGCCCCAAAAGGCAACAGGCATGATAGAAATTGCCTATCGAAATACCGACCGGCTCATCAATCTGGTCAACGATATCTTAGATATGGAGAAAATTGAATCTGGTAGCCTGGAGTTTAATTTTCAAAAACTTAACCTCACAGAACTAGTGGCGGATGCTGTTGAGACCAACAAGGGATATGCAGACGAGTATGGGGTGGCATTTGTCCTTGCAGACCTTGGCCCTAAAATAACCGTAGAGGGCGACGCCAACCGTCTTGTTCAGGTGATTGCAAACCTGCTGTCCAACGCTGCAAAGTTCTCCCCTAAAGGCAGAGATGTTGGAATTTCAGTGAGTCGTCAAGGCCAGATTGCGAGGGTAACTGTCTCTGATCATGGATCAGGAATACCCGAACAATATAGAGAGCAAATTTTCGGAAGATTTACCCAGGTAGATTCCTCGGACAGCCGAGAGAAAGGTGGTACAGGATTGGGATTAAATATCTCCAAGTCGATTATTGAGAAACATAACGGCAAAATCGATTTTGATTCTGAAGTTGACGTCGGCAGCACATTTTTCTTTACCCTACCCGTTTCTGAGTGA
- a CDS encoding response regulator yields the protein MLLRQKINLTVVFTLIIIGALMLGLGGLATKELILRTEATLFQGILKNVKADIDKAIAETQDTQLLEGIGLKSVKSFVLQEKQTAIIDYLRQYRIRNTGHFTVIDGKGKVLFRPIQTIESPFRSTFLKSMRTNNSGTLRYNQKGVPLLVSFTHAKEWDWLIILSIDESELFGEAKYFLWVSLGVTAALILVVYISFQLMLRGTNRRIDNTLSYLRDTTSGNYETHISVEQNDEIGQIQQGLNTMVDAVVNHTGQLRDAKNVAEEANAAKSDFLSSMSHELRTPLNAILGFGQMLDDPANPLNKDQRLAMGHILDGGDHLLNLINEVLELAKIESGQLSMSIEPVAINTIVAPCILAAESLGTRFGVSIENRISGTDTTAVMADVTRCKQVLLNLISNAVKYNKPGGSVILDCAMTENNTLRFIVTDTGQGIAEKDFEKLFSPFERLSNVSGEIEGAGIGLTITKELVEFMSGEIGVTSTVGEGSTFWVDLPYAGDDVVEVDKNRARVSAHEVVATATVSLKAPKSIFYIEDNPANVNLMNLIIKKAPNLTLETSETAEEGLAAINKNPPDLILMDLNLPGMSGIDATRKLKHSEATSHIPVIAVSANAMNRDLEKAEDVGFLRYIIKPFKVDDVMNGIAAAFGDAPTSIELSAEELSALSNSPAAKPKDASGILSASAVEVIQNTRAVLSEPYVDTLKNMFVTIPQLHEEMTSAIGEGDTEKVERLAHRIKSNSATLGAIELSEFARTVEHRAANDKMSDLPNLLVEMDKEYARVTPAIEKLLNS from the coding sequence GTGTTACTGCGTCAAAAAATAAATCTAACAGTTGTTTTTACGCTGATCATTATCGGCGCTCTTATGCTTGGTCTGGGGGGCCTGGCAACCAAAGAGCTAATTTTGAGAACAGAGGCGACACTGTTTCAGGGAATTTTAAAAAACGTTAAGGCCGATATAGATAAGGCAATTGCTGAAACGCAGGATACCCAGCTATTGGAGGGGATCGGCCTTAAGAGTGTAAAAAGTTTCGTACTCCAAGAGAAGCAAACAGCCATCATTGATTACCTACGTCAGTACCGTATACGCAACACTGGCCACTTTACGGTGATCGATGGAAAGGGAAAGGTGCTCTTTCGTCCGATACAAACAATCGAAAGCCCCTTTCGGTCGACCTTCCTAAAATCGATGCGGACAAATAATTCGGGTACATTGCGTTACAACCAAAAAGGGGTCCCCCTGCTGGTTAGTTTTACGCATGCCAAAGAATGGGATTGGCTTATCATTCTCTCGATTGACGAGAGCGAGTTGTTTGGAGAAGCAAAATATTTCTTGTGGGTTTCTCTAGGTGTTACTGCTGCATTGATCTTGGTCGTTTACATTTCATTTCAGTTAATGCTTCGGGGTACAAATCGTCGGATTGATAACACCCTCTCTTACCTTCGAGATACCACTTCGGGAAACTATGAAACACACATCTCAGTGGAACAGAATGATGAAATTGGTCAAATCCAACAAGGGCTCAACACCATGGTGGACGCCGTGGTCAATCACACCGGCCAATTGCGTGACGCAAAGAATGTAGCTGAGGAGGCCAACGCCGCGAAGTCTGACTTCCTCTCCTCAATGAGCCATGAACTGCGCACCCCCTTAAACGCAATCCTTGGGTTTGGGCAGATGCTGGATGATCCCGCAAATCCGTTAAACAAGGACCAACGCTTGGCGATGGGACATATTCTTGATGGGGGCGACCATCTTTTGAACCTCATAAACGAAGTTCTAGAACTTGCGAAGATTGAATCGGGCCAGCTTTCCATGTCGATTGAGCCCGTCGCGATCAACACCATCGTTGCGCCATGTATATTGGCTGCAGAATCCTTGGGCACCCGATTTGGCGTTTCGATTGAAAATAGGATTTCCGGCACTGACACGACGGCAGTCATGGCGGATGTCACACGGTGTAAGCAAGTTCTTCTGAACCTAATTTCCAATGCAGTGAAGTACAACAAGCCAGGAGGATCGGTCATCTTGGATTGCGCGATGACTGAAAATAACACACTTCGCTTTATAGTAACCGATACCGGTCAAGGAATTGCCGAGAAAGACTTCGAAAAATTATTTTCTCCATTTGAACGCTTGAGCAATGTGAGTGGCGAAATCGAAGGGGCCGGAATTGGCCTCACCATTACAAAAGAACTCGTTGAATTTATGAGCGGTGAAATTGGTGTCACGAGTACTGTTGGCGAAGGCAGTACTTTCTGGGTGGACCTCCCCTATGCCGGCGATGATGTCGTTGAGGTTGATAAAAACAGGGCGCGTGTCTCCGCACATGAAGTGGTTGCAACCGCGACCGTATCGCTTAAGGCCCCTAAATCAATTTTTTATATTGAGGACAATCCGGCCAACGTAAATCTCATGAATCTGATTATAAAAAAAGCGCCGAATCTAACGTTAGAGACATCGGAAACGGCAGAGGAAGGATTGGCGGCAATAAACAAAAATCCTCCTGATCTAATCTTAATGGATTTAAACCTACCGGGTATGAGTGGGATCGACGCAACACGGAAGTTAAAACATAGTGAGGCGACATCGCATATTCCCGTGATTGCGGTCAGTGCCAACGCCATGAACCGCGATCTCGAAAAGGCCGAAGACGTCGGGTTCCTACGATACATTATCAAACCGTTTAAGGTGGACGACGTAATGAACGGCATCGCCGCCGCCTTTGGTGACGCGCCCACCTCGATAGAACTCTCGGCTGAGGAATTAAGCGCACTTTCCAACTCACCTGCCGCGAAGCCAAAGGATGCCTCAGGAATCCTTTCGGCAAGCGCCGTCGAGGTCATTCAAAATACAAGGGCTGTGTTGTCCGAACCCTATGTAGATACTCTGAAGAATATGTTTGTCACAATCCCTCAGTTACACGAAGAAATGACGTCTGCTATTGGAGAGGGAGACACAGAAAAGGTCGAGCGCTTGGCCCATCGGATTAAATCAAACAGTGCGACATTGGGCGCAATTGAACTATCGGAATTTGCGCGGACGGTCGAACACCGTGCGGCGAACGATAAGATGAGTGATTTGCCCAATTTACTTGTAGAGATGGATAAAGAGTATGCGCGGGTAACGCCCGCCATAGAGAAACTTTTAAATTCCTAG
- the gmd gene encoding GDP-mannose 4,6-dehydratase: MGYDGTTRRALVTGISGQDGAYLSKTLLENGYEVFGGHRRSATQNLWRLDELGIADKINIVDLELTEYSNILNTVRDIAPSEVYNFSSQSDVAVSFKQPIFTGDVGALGVARILDVIRATDPSIRFYQASSSEMFGIAREKPQSEETPFHPRSPYGVAKVYGHLATINYRESYDMFAAAGIAFNHESPLRGVDFVTRKITSGLAMILKGQAKSITLGNLDSMRDWGHAADYTHGMWLILQQDTADDYVLATGKSHSVREFVDLAAQAAGLNLEWSGEGLNECAIDRKSGDTVIKIDKKYHRPAEVNSLTGDASKAKQKLKWRCNYSFEQLVSEMVKSDIDFLERHGRFF, encoded by the coding sequence ATGGGATATGACGGCACGACCCGCCGCGCATTGGTCACCGGCATTAGTGGTCAAGATGGTGCTTATCTTAGCAAAACTCTTTTAGAAAACGGATATGAAGTGTTTGGCGGACATCGTCGCTCGGCAACACAAAATTTGTGGCGGTTAGATGAACTCGGCATTGCGGACAAAATCAATATTGTAGACCTGGAGCTAACCGAATATAGCAACATTCTTAATACGGTTCGCGATATTGCACCCAGCGAAGTTTACAATTTTTCATCACAAAGCGATGTTGCCGTTAGCTTCAAACAACCCATTTTTACGGGTGATGTTGGGGCGTTGGGGGTTGCCCGTATTTTGGACGTCATACGCGCCACAGATCCTTCTATTCGATTTTATCAAGCGTCCAGTTCAGAAATGTTTGGCATAGCGCGAGAGAAACCACAGTCCGAAGAGACACCTTTCCACCCTCGGAGTCCCTATGGTGTCGCCAAGGTTTATGGGCATTTGGCGACGATCAATTATCGCGAATCCTATGACATGTTCGCCGCCGCAGGCATTGCGTTTAATCATGAATCTCCTTTGCGAGGCGTCGATTTTGTCACGCGCAAAATTACCAGTGGACTGGCGATGATCCTCAAGGGTCAGGCTAAATCAATCACGTTAGGAAATTTAGATTCTATGCGGGATTGGGGCCACGCTGCGGACTATACACACGGCATGTGGCTGATACTTCAACAAGATACGGCGGACGATTATGTGCTAGCCACGGGAAAATCCCATAGTGTCCGCGAATTTGTTGACCTTGCCGCTCAAGCTGCGGGACTCAATTTGGAATGGTCGGGTGAGGGGCTAAATGAATGCGCCATTGATCGTAAATCTGGAGATACAGTGATTAAAATAGACAAAAAATATCACCGCCCTGCAGAAGTAAATTCTTTGACCGGTGACGCATCAAAGGCAAAACAAAAACTCAAGTGGCGATGCAATTATAGTTTTGAACAATTGGTCTCGGAAATGGTGAAATCCGATATAGACTTTCTAGAACGGCACGGCAGATTTTTCTGA
- a CDS encoding demethoxyubiquinone hydroxylase family protein, translated as MSETYKGRLPGDPTKEELIERMIRVDHAGEYGAVRIYEGQLAVLGESASAPTIRKMVEQEEVHLDEFNKLVAERRVRPTALMPLWHLAGFALGAGTALLGEKAAMACTVAVEEVIDEHYAGQVEKLESEKDETQLRDTFEKFRQEEVEHRDTGLEHGAEEAPGYEALTAVIKKGSRLAIWLSERI; from the coding sequence ATGAGCGAGACATACAAAGGCCGCCTGCCTGGCGACCCGACCAAGGAAGAATTGATCGAGCGTATGATCCGGGTTGATCATGCGGGCGAGTATGGCGCGGTCCGTATTTATGAAGGTCAGTTAGCGGTGCTGGGGGAAAGCGCATCAGCGCCAACCATCCGAAAAATGGTCGAACAAGAAGAAGTCCATCTCGACGAATTTAATAAACTCGTCGCCGAACGTCGGGTCCGACCCACTGCACTTATGCCGCTCTGGCATCTGGCAGGTTTTGCGCTGGGGGCGGGAACGGCGTTGTTGGGTGAAAAGGCTGCCATGGCCTGCACCGTTGCGGTCGAGGAAGTTATTGACGAACACTATGCCGGACAAGTTGAAAAATTAGAGTCTGAGAAAGACGAAACCCAACTTCGCGACACCTTCGAAAAGTTCCGCCAAGAAGAGGTTGAACACCGGGACACCGGGCTTGAACATGGCGCTGAAGAAGCGCCTGGGTATGAAGCCCTTACCGCCGTGATTAAAAAAGGCTCGCGGCTGGCAATTTGGCTCTCAGAACGTATTTAG
- a CDS encoding glycosyltransferase yields the protein MERIAVITHLPLWHPGAGDRARVRAMVKFLSQFAEVLVIIVERPTAWKLDDWKETKLFKTYMEEYPAVHAIMASDKELLRSLSRTLLERKIEAAIFIHAPLYKLLPAVPANVLTAVDTIDLISERSQSLKSIDGTEKPHVSLKDELKILEKFDLIILIKDDDLSKVSENFDSNRLVLAPHPVDFPKRNIRDQPRIVGFIGSRYGPNISSMNDFIQDVWPSVQDLGMQLNIYGDVGVSIDPPTDQTVNIRGFVESDDTIYDEIDIVVNPVQQGAGFKIKTIEALGNGLPLISTRHSVMGLPEEKEEYYLMAENAEDFQKHLRRLHGSIDERIRLGDEAYRVASNHFSPKACFTQLLQCLNRR from the coding sequence ATGGAGCGCATCGCCGTCATCACTCATCTTCCTCTTTGGCATCCCGGTGCGGGCGACCGAGCTCGTGTTCGGGCCATGGTTAAATTTCTAAGTCAATTTGCCGAAGTTTTGGTCATCATCGTCGAGCGCCCGACCGCCTGGAAGTTGGACGATTGGAAAGAGACTAAATTATTTAAGACATACATGGAAGAATACCCAGCTGTTCACGCAATTATGGCAAGCGACAAAGAACTCCTGCGATCTCTGTCGCGAACGCTATTAGAGCGAAAAATAGAGGCCGCAATTTTTATTCATGCGCCCCTGTATAAGTTGTTACCGGCAGTACCCGCAAACGTCCTGACTGCCGTCGATACAATCGATTTGATCAGTGAGCGGTCGCAAAGCTTAAAATCCATTGACGGGACTGAAAAACCTCATGTTTCGCTCAAAGATGAACTCAAAATACTTGAAAAATTTGATTTGATAATTCTGATTAAAGATGACGACCTATCAAAAGTTTCAGAGAACTTTGATTCAAACAGATTAGTCCTGGCACCGCATCCCGTCGACTTTCCCAAGCGCAATATTCGTGACCAGCCCCGTATTGTCGGTTTTATTGGTAGTCGCTACGGGCCTAATATTTCGTCGATGAACGATTTTATTCAAGATGTCTGGCCATCGGTTCAGGACTTGGGCATGCAACTCAATATCTATGGAGACGTTGGGGTTAGTATTGACCCGCCAACAGATCAAACTGTCAATATTCGGGGTTTCGTCGAAAGCGACGACACCATTTATGACGAGATCGACATTGTTGTGAACCCAGTACAGCAAGGTGCGGGTTTTAAGATCAAAACGATCGAGGCTCTTGGAAACGGATTGCCGCTGATTTCAACTCGACATTCCGTTATGGGATTACCTGAAGAAAAAGAGGAATATTATCTGATGGCTGAGAACGCTGAAGATTTTCAGAAACATCTTCGCAGACTGCACGGGTCAATTGATGAGCGCATTCGTTTGGGAGATGAGGCCTATCGGGTTGCAAGCAATCACTTTTCACCAAAAGCGTGTTTTACACAGTTGCTGCAATGCCTAAATAGGCGTTGA
- a CDS encoding tripartite tricarboxylate transporter substrate binding protein: protein MKRSLSTLPFLLIINFMLLGVATPSLAAETYPSHPVKLTVTYGKGGAADIAARLFAAIAPEYLGQPISVGTVIGNAGIKGMSTVHKASPDGYILALARIGSITGSAAVRTNLPYAYDDFTMLGLLEINPTVLTVSSNSPYTHVKQLLAAIKSKPGTLKYAIPGRYNLQHLSALLLMDKGGVANPATDAKAALFSGGGAGIKAVADGKVDFSIGNLSSAMNLVRQGSVRPLLINTPSRHSFLPNTMTAREAGLADLESVVGWSAIFAPPGMSKDLMQKWSGVMQQVKNNRTWKNLVKATGSIASIQSPEGTRIFVNAQYKVLHALARRLKLRK, encoded by the coding sequence ATGAAACGATCATTATCAACTTTACCATTTTTGTTAATTATAAATTTTATGCTTCTTGGCGTTGCCACCCCATCATTGGCGGCAGAGACATATCCTAGTCACCCTGTGAAATTGACCGTCACCTACGGCAAGGGCGGGGCTGCGGATATCGCTGCGCGACTTTTTGCGGCCATCGCCCCAGAATACCTTGGACAACCGATTTCTGTTGGTACGGTTATTGGCAATGCGGGGATCAAGGGTATGAGTACGGTCCATAAAGCATCACCCGATGGGTATATTCTAGCATTGGCCAGAATTGGTTCCATAACGGGGTCCGCTGCCGTTCGTACTAATTTACCTTACGCATATGATGATTTCACCATGTTGGGCCTATTGGAAATCAATCCGACAGTGCTAACCGTTTCTTCGAATTCCCCCTATACCCATGTAAAGCAATTGCTTGCGGCTATTAAAAGTAAACCCGGCACCTTAAAGTATGCAATTCCTGGCCGGTACAATCTGCAACATCTCTCAGCACTGTTGCTAATGGACAAAGGCGGCGTCGCCAATCCCGCAACAGACGCCAAGGCAGCCCTGTTTTCAGGTGGGGGTGCCGGGATAAAGGCCGTGGCAGACGGCAAGGTAGACTTTTCCATCGGCAATCTCTCCAGTGCGATGAACCTCGTTCGACAGGGTTCGGTTCGCCCGCTCCTGATCAACACCCCTTCCCGGCATTCATTTTTGCCCAACACCATGACAGCTCGGGAGGCGGGACTGGCGGACCTAGAGAGCGTGGTTGGCTGGAGCGCTATCTTTGCCCCCCCGGGGATGTCTAAGGACTTGATGCAAAAGTGGTCGGGGGTTATGCAGCAGGTTAAGAATAATCGCACTTGGAAAAACCTCGTCAAAGCAACTGGCTCCATAGCTTCAATTCAGTCGCCAGAGGGAACCCGCATATTTGTGAACGCGCAATACAAAGTCCTCCATGCCTTGGCGAGACGGCTGAAATTGAGGAAATAG
- a CDS encoding disulfide bond formation protein B, translating to MARLQINSPRDLSAAIVAVSVGSLLLAYTAQYGFGLEPCILCLYQRVPFAANVVLGLIALFMSAESPARVWILRVCGLAFLIGGGIAFYHVGVEQHWWQSAASCGGQPITGAITSEQLLQSLQQFQPKACDDVDWTLFGISMASYNVVFSLGLGILTFIGLRKMGTPS from the coding sequence GTGGCACGCCTACAGATCAATTCGCCGCGGGATTTATCGGCGGCAATCGTCGCCGTTTCTGTCGGCTCTTTGTTGCTTGCCTATACGGCCCAATACGGCTTCGGGTTGGAGCCGTGTATTCTTTGCCTCTATCAGCGGGTACCGTTTGCCGCCAATGTCGTCCTTGGTCTCATAGCCCTTTTCATGTCTGCTGAAAGCCCCGCGCGGGTTTGGATCTTACGCGTATGCGGCTTGGCGTTTCTGATCGGCGGCGGGATCGCCTTCTATCATGTTGGCGTCGAACAGCACTGGTGGCAGTCTGCCGCCAGTTGTGGCGGCCAGCCGATCACCGGGGCCATCACCTCAGAACAGTTGCTGCAATCCCTGCAACAGTTTCAACCAAAAGCTTGTGACGATGTGGATTGGACTCTGTTCGGAATCTCCATGGCAAGCTACAATGTGGTGTTTTCACTAGGTCTTGGTATTCTAACGTTTATTGGACTGCGAAAGATGGGAACACCCTCATGA